The stretch of DNA gattcctgcgttgcagggggttgctctagatgacccttggtgtccctgccagctctatgattctatgaaaacagtaTTATAAACTCCTCTTCTTGAAATGTTGTGAAGCAAGGCATAGTTTCCTCTCTAATAATTATTGATAGGCTAACCCTTTCTCTTCATCCATCACCTCTTTTCTATGAAATGCTTCTTGCGTTGAGATCCATAAGGGTATCATCATATATAACCTAGGTTTTTTATCTATTCCAGACtctcaaaatgatttttaaactcCAAATATAACATTGTCATACCACAGATACCCATGCCCTCAGCAAGGCATATTTTCCTTCTTCAGTACCTAATGCCGCTGTCTCATATTCACATGAataggagggagggatggagagaggcATTCGGTGCCAATGTCCTCCCCTTTTTTAGGGCATTAAAGTGCATGGTAATGAGTCAGCTGCATCAgctgaggagaagaagaagaagaagaagaagaagaagaagaagaagaagaagaagaagaagaagaagaagaagaagaagaagaagaagaagaagaagaaagccagcAGAGGGCAATGTGAGTAGTCTTGTGAGCATTTTTGCTCCTGGACTGATGATAGTCTGCAACAGAAGGGTTTACTTTACGCAGCCAGTGGATGGCGACCCAGTCTTGGCAGAAAACTCTTCCTTCCTATTAAGGTCAGGGCAATTTGAGTCCTGTAATATGGGCAGTTCCTTTAGGCCTGTAGTTTGAGGTTCTTGTACAGGGACTTAAGAGGCTCCTCTGAATAatagaccctccaagtttccctatttcccagggacagtcctggatttacataagccgttccggtttctgatttgatcccgtaATCTCCTGCTCaggacatccctcttttcatcggtgaaatgttggagggtatggagttatgtgacccgcAGGCcagggagataagtaactatacgacttttagaagacatctgaagacagccctgtatagggaggtttttaaatgtttaatgtttcattatgatcttatatctgttggaagccacctagccTAACGGGATAGTGGTGGGGATTTGATGAGTGTTGGGTGGCTTGCTTGCAGGAGAGGCTGCACATAAGGTTGCTGAGCACCATGGcacagccgtgtgtgtgtgtgtgtgtgtgtgtgtgtgtgtgtgtgtgtgtgtgtgtatctgaaagGAAGCAGGGATAATActtgaaggagcatttccacacTCAACATTTAGCCTAGACACTGAGATctaactccaagggccttctggcagctccctcactgcgagaagtgaagctacaggaagCCAGGcacagagccttctcagtagtggcacctgccctgtggaacaccctcccatcagatgtcaaggagatgacaTCTTTAGGAGACaattgaaggcagctctgtatagggaagccttttaatgtgcactgttttattatgtttttatatatgttggaagccacccagagtggctggggcaacccagtcagatgggcaggattattgttgttattattattattattattattattattattattattattattattttatggaacaggacgtccctatcttggagggtatggaataaatttctttttataaaatgtttCCTCATTTTTGTTGATTGTTGCTGGACCCAGCAACATGATACCCACAGACATTCAGAAAAGAACTGGGGCAAGGAAAAGGCTAGTGGGAATTTTAAAATAACCAAggcttgggaagaggaggagttggAGTCAAATGCAGCTGGTAGCCCCCTTCCTTGGTTATCTGGCGCCCTACCCATCAAACTTGATGGAACAATATTAGCTACAAATAAACTATGGCTGACAGTCTGTGCTAAAACGATGtttaagattttaaaattcagaatcagAGGCTATGCAGCAAATGAAATATTGAGCAGTGGAGCTGTTCTGGAAGAAAACCCATTATGTTCTGCTCAAACAAACCAGTCTTCTCCAAGGCTGAGCTCATGGTTCTGTAAGTTTGCACCAGAAACCAGCTGAACAGAGCAGAGATTGGCAGAAGCCTGCAATAAGCCAACCAAGCCTAGACCCAGAGTAGCTCTTGCAAACCCCTTTAAAAACTGGATTTGCTTTTAAAGGACAAGGTGGTGAATGGACATTTAAATAAGAAAACTAAACCAGTGGCGTCTTCCATAGCTAACGTTAACCTCAAGCCtatcaaatgaaaaaaaaacacgaCTCCTGTTCAAGAGACGGAAGGGTCTTGTCAGTTGCGGTTCTCTGAGGTCATCCtttctccagtcttaaattcagttctccacatttatgCAGCAATTcatgattttacacacacaaaaaaccttataaagattcttcagcattttagtgcaatcttctaataaacacatttttgtctaCCATTTTGACTAATTGCCcatttttgcaagctgtttcTCCTGATATCgtgcatttttatatgtttcCGCACAAAGGTATTTATTTCTATACACATTCCCCGCCAagataagcatttttgtaaacattatttggttggagaactgaagTGCACCATTTAGGTAAGTGCGGATTTTGAAAGAGGGCTGTGTTGTGGTTCTCCTATTGTTacggaaagtgcaaatttgattaATTCAactttaaaagcaaactgaacCAAGTTTCTCCCTAACAGCCGGTCTACCATTCTAACAAAATGCAAGACCAGAGACATTTGCAATATGTACAAGATGCTCGGGAGCTTATTTCCCAGGGCATTCGGAACAGCAGCAATGCCTCTTGCGCCTGAATCTTGAAATATTCAGCTTGTTGTGAGAGAGTACCCTATAGCACCAAAGCGTACTGAAGTTTCCTGCTTCCTTTTATAGCAGAGGGACCATCATCCAGAAAAGGCCCTGCTTCTCTGTCAGCCGCAGCGTTCTGATGACGACGACGAATTAAAAGATTGCTACCCAGCTGCTGTTTGCTAGGACACATCCAGTCATCGTGTCCTTTTGACCAAATGCCAGAAACCAGCAATTCAGGCCTTGGTTCCTATCAGTGCAATGGCTGCTTTAGAAACTGCCCTGGCTTTCCCTCCTCTTGCACGGGCGGCGAGGCCTCATTATAGAAAAGTTTCGTGTTCTGACTCTCACGCATCTCTTCTTGAGCTATAGGCCCAGCAGTTCTCTTGTAGTCTCCCACAATGCTTGGTGGTTCATCTCCCACACTGTGATACGAATTCATCTCAGCACATTTTTCCTTATATTGGCAAGCGTTGCCCGCAAAGGTCTCACAACGGTCCAGATTTTCCTCTTGCACTGGGCTGCCCAGGCTGTCGTCACTTGATCCGGGAGACATGGACCCTTCTTGGGAATTCTGACTCACGTAGACGACGATGATTTCGCCTTTGAAATTCATCACTTGCCCACTTGAAATGAATGTAGAGTTGCCATTTCCAGTCACATTTCCTAGAGAGGGTGttggaacaggaggaggaggaggagagagagagacagacacacattTTCCCATTAATATATGGGCACTGTAAGgaatttacagtgcaagagtttACAATCGCAGGCGATCAATCAAGATCCAAAGTAACAGATGCAGAAGGAGACAGACCAATGCAGCTTGAGCTAAAATGCTGTTTTCATAAGGGAATACTCGAGTTTCTGGAAAACCTCTAATTCAGATGGCAACTGTAAGGCTCCCGCAGATCAATGATAACAGCCTTTGCAACTGATACTGACAAGTGGTTTACGCTGCACCAGAACAGGCAGCGACCTGTAGCCTACTATTGAAACCAAAAGTTTCCATTTAGCGTTGATCCATTAGACCAGATGTTTATATGGCAAGTGATAAGTTTAAAGGGCAGTGATAAATGTCTAATACGGAAAAAATCAAGAGGGATGGGGTAAGCTTTGGGCACCCCACTCCCGGTCTAGAGGCTTCAGACTTCTGCAATCTTCACTTTGTTtacttaaggcaggggtgggaaagctgtggctttttccaggtgttattggactacaactcccatcatcctcagccagcgTAATCTATGGTGGGCAATGATAGGAGCTATAGTTTAGTGACATCTGGTgcgccaaaggtttcccacccttgaGTTAGAGGAACGGAGGGGGCAGAGAGGCTACAGGTTTCTATGAGCCATGTTCCTGTACAGAGCATCTTTAAGatgctatggatcatgggagctgtCAATCAACTTTACAAGATGCATCACACATGTGTGGAGGGATCCAAGGTCAGGTCCCCAGAAGCCTGCAAGCTTCATGCCACAAAAGGGGTCTTTCTAGCCTTTGATAAACAACGCAAAGTGGTAGAAGAACAAACTAAACAAGCTACAGATTGTGGTACCTGATCAGAAATGAATCCATGGATAATTCCTGTCTCTAATAGGCTCGGAGTTTACGAAGAGATGTGTGCtaacatggttttttaaaaaaaggtaaaggacccctggacagtgaagtccagtcaaaggcgactatcgggttgtggtgctcatctcgctttcaggccaaaggagccagcgtttgtccacagacagctttccaggtcatgtgcacagcaggactaaaccacttctggcacaacgggacactgtgatagaaaccagagcacagaaatgccatttaccttcctgccacagtggtacctatttatctactcccactggcatgctttcgaactgctaggttggcaggagctggaacagagcaatgggagctcactctgttgcggagattcgaaccaccagcaGGGCAAAATCTTTAAAGCTACAACCTCTGAAAGCAGTGGGAATTACTTCTAGGTAAATGTATGTAAACTGTTTTGGATCCTAGAACTCTTTTTAATCCATTGCATCATAGGATAACTGTCAAGGCATATAATATAATGGTTGTTTTTCAAGAGTTCAcatacagaacaaaaacaaaaacaactgtgACTAATGCTTTCATCTGGTGAGTTGAAAATCTCAGTTTGTAATTTGTGAAGGgattttctttttattccttCTCCACCACTATCACCATAACATTTGGCCGGCCAGCTAACTAGCCAGGGCTGGAGAGTGCCAGAAAATGGGTGGAGAGAAACCACTGCCACCAGCATGTGACTGTGTTGGGTCTAGACCATTTCCAGAATCTCAGGAAAAAACAAAAGTTCCTGGCTCATTCATATCATCCTTAAATTAACTGCAAGATTAATAAGCAGGGCAAGCCTTACTCTAGGctcctccagactgtcagtattttgtaggagggattcaagtgtgTATCGGAACATTAGATTTGCACcataaagtggattaaagggctctgtCAACAAATCAAACAAAACGAAGCCAGATGTTTTTCATCTTGGAAAGCCATAGGGAAAcacactgaaaagtgtggaatgaatgaatgatgaacagcaggcatccccaaactttggccctccagatgttttggactacaattcccaccattcctgaccactggtcctgttagctagggatcatgggagttgtagaccaaaacatctggagggctgcagtttgggggtgcctgatgaaCAGGAAGCCCTGTaagcaccctgcaagcaaatctgaacaaatgctcattgtcatataaccaccCTGTAAACAAActggaacaaatgctcaataaagacctgGCATGGTCTAACCACtgcgtaagctttgtgcaagcaaatcaggatgaataaatgaacaggtCCTCTGTAGGAGCCCTGTGAAGCATCATAAAGGTATTTTCATCGGATGACATATCCCAGGTGAGGTTCCATTTTGTTGCCTCCAGCTTCCATTTCTGTATggcatttaaacaacaacaaaaaaaaacagagccAAGGACAAGCCCCATTTTGAAACCTCAGAGTTGAACATATCCAAGGCTCCTACTGCACAGCCTTCCTGTGATTTGTCTCCCTCCTGTTATACACTGAATTTCATGTTTATCGACAAACTAAGTCAGGAGTAGGAGTGAGAGAAAATGTATGTGAGcatgagtgtgcatgtgtgtgtacggTCATCTTTCCTTTCCATAGCACCTGGGTAAAAGTCAGATCCCGTAGAATTAAAATGGATCCCCTTGATTGTGTATGCAATAGCCTGAGTCTCAGAATGTGGGGTctcagaaacatagctgccaagtctcctgtttttcacgggaaacccccagattttaatccgtttcccgctgttatcccgaatagaaaaaaaaatcatggaaatcccctggatttcctacctgtcagggagggtccatttcgggtgccgctctgcccatgtctgggcaccggaaatcgggcagagcggcaccagaagttacTTCTagacatgtccagacatgcgtagaagcgacttccggtgccgcgccgctgccgaaaacaacaacacaatagcaCAATCAGTTAAAATCTTACATTGGTAAACTCACTATGGATGCTCATGGGCTCTTAGGAGATTTACATAGGAATGGCAATTAAAACCACAAGCAATTCACAGATCTGGGCACTCAGAGAGGAAACCTATCATTTGATGGTGGCTTTGAATGGTTCTATTGTAAAAATTATCAGAATCCCTAAGAATCTGTATCAgatccatgttttttttttcaactaTGGCAATGCCGAAAGACACCAAAGCTTTGATTTTTACAGTTCAGTCAGTAAAGAAAAATATGATCTCTGATTTGATTAGAGTTGGGCAGGAACCTGTGAAATAAAATTGCAGTTTCAAGAGGATCCATTTTACTGGAgctgatgtgtgtttgtgtgcatacatgcatatattctctctctctctctggcactcCATTCTTGCTCTCTCTTGACCTTTATGGCATCCCagattgctctgctttccctctcaccctcccctttcctcttctctttctgtttGGCTGTTCAGGTGCTGATCTCAGTCTTGAAAAGCACATTGCGCTGAAAAAGGAAGTGAGGCActcttcccatttcctctttcctctttatgtgcttttcaaggctcaaatCAGTAGCCTTGAAAAGGCACATAATggtgaaagaggaagtgagaaaCATGTTGCtctttccaacttcctcctttgcTCTATGTACTTTTTCAAGAGGAAAAATGGTAACACACATATCTAAAGGGGCAGTGAGGGTGGCACAAAGGCTTTGGGGGTGCCAGGGGGAGTTCCCAAGGATGTCAGTATGTTCATGGGCACAATGCTGGCCGCTCctcttttaaattttctttaaacCAGAAAAAGAGGAAGATTTCACCCTTCAGTCAAAGGACTGCTGGGGGGCAGGAATTCTAATAATAATGGGATGCAGGACTTTTATGGACTGGATCATTCCATACATTAGTCCCCATTGCTCATCTGGAGTCTGCtttcaaatgaatatttttttaaaaaacgtgtgTCTGTCTTAAATGGTCCCACCAAGTCATGATTCTTGTTTAGTTGCCATAAATATGATCTGTGCAGAAAATATTGAGAAACATATGGGAGCGAAAACCAAAAGCAGATTAACTGCCTGGGGCCTAAAGGAATTTGGATGTTACTTTCCAGTAGCCTACACATATTTCATGGCTGCCCCTGGGTCCATCATGAGTAAGAACGCAATGATGTCTTTGCCTGGTCACATCAAACATCTATCTAACCTGCCACATGTCTCCTACAGAGCTTTGCAAGTTGATGGCCCAGGTAGGTTCATGACAGAGATGGCCACCTTCCTTTGTACACCTGATTTCACATATGAGGAGGTTGAAATGTTGATGCTACATGACGCACACCCAACTTAAACATTGTAATGTAAGCAGCATGCATGTTGTTGGAGGCTTACCAGATGCTGCTGGGGGATCTGAAGGGCTGCCGTTTGACGACTCAGGAGCTCTTTTTGCGTTATGGTCCTTTGTGCCGTTTCCGTCAGATGGATCACTTCTGACACCATTGTTGCTTGCCGAACCACACTGATCGACAGAGGGAGAGTCCAAGCAACAGGTGCACAGTGGAGAAGGCCCACTTTCTTTTAAAGAATGCATGGTGTTGCCAGCTTTGCTGGAAGATTCTCTGCAGGACACACAACAGGCAGTACACCTGATTTCCTTGGGCACCGAGAGGGAGACACTTATGCCTTGGTTATCAGCATCTCCCATGCTACTGCAGGAGGGTTGATGAAAAGAGTTCTGCAGGCATTGGTGTGAGGAGGCATGAACAGGGTCCATTCCACATGAAGGATCTGAGCAGCAGCAGTTTGCCGAGTCTATCAGACTCTCAGTCCCCGTGAAGCACTGACTCAAGCTGTCATTCTCTCCTACTTCCAGTGGCTCTGAGAATGGCGACACAGGCTTGCTTTCAGGTCTACTCAGTAAAGGAAAATAGCAAGACCCCTGGGTTGTTCTGTCCATATACTCGTCTTCTGTGGGTATTTGCCTAAACTGGTCATCTTCAGACACAGCTGCGGGAGGCAGCGTTGGGAAATCGTCTCCCAATTCACAGCGGATTGCAGCAGGGCTTGCTTTCCTATTCTGGATGTCTCCATGTGGGTAACATGCATCCTCCGAAAAAGAATATTCATCAAGGTCCAGCAAATATGTGCCCCCCAAAAGCCGAAGACCAGCCGGGcttgccacacttctgtttacAAATGTACCATGAGGAGAGTCCTGTGTAGAATCCAAAGgagaaatgcactttaaaaatagGAAGTTTTACAATGCAACCGTGACTATTCTGGCCTCTCCTCCAACAGCTGAAGAGCCTAAACATGTGTCCTCAACAAGGGAGGGGGACAGGTTCTCTCACCTGACACCAGGTAGGTGAATCCAGAGCAGTACAGAAAGGACCTTCTCTGAATCTAAAGATATCTGTGCTTCCATAAACACTGAGGTCCCCGGCAAACCTGCTGTTTTGGCCACATACGCAGCAGCACGAAAACATTGGAAATGAGCAGCAAAGCAGTACGAGATAACTACATTTGAACAagaaatacaacttaaaatagaTAGCATGTAATAATCT from Zootoca vivipara chromosome 8, rZooViv1.1, whole genome shotgun sequence encodes:
- the TNFRSF11A gene encoding tumor necrosis factor receptor superfamily member 11A isoform X2 — encoded protein: MAVSGSFWLVVFTVFITELQQLSLQITPPCSSEHQYEFSGRCCTKCEPGKYMSAKCTRTSETICQPCGPNEYMDIWNEEEKCSLHKICDQGRALIEVNPGNSTNQRQCACIAGYHWNEDCDCCRRNKKCPLGSGVRHPIQQNKDTVCMPCPRGAFSNVSSATDACKTWTNCTALGTEEKIPGNSFSDVVCKKQLKMQPQDANLQYWANDMCKQMKGTKDSPHGTFVNRSVASPAGLRLLGGTYLLDLDEYSFSEDACYPHGDIQNRKASPAAIRCELGDDFPTLPPAAVSEDDQFRQIPTEDEYMDRTTQGSCYFPLLSRPESKPVSPFSEPLEVGENDSLSQCFTGTESLIDSANCCCSDPSCGMDPVHASSHQCLQNSFHQPSCSSMGDADNQGISVSLSVPKEIRCTACCVSCRESSSKAGNTMHSLKESGPSPLCTCCLDSPSVDQCGSASNNGVRSDPSDGNGTKDHNAKRAPESSNGSPSDPPAASGNVTGNGNSTFISSGQVMNFKGEIIVVYVSQNSQEGSMSPGSSDDSLGSPVQEENLDRCETFAGNACQYKEKCAEMNSYHSVGDEPPSIVGDYKRTAGPIAQEEMRESQNTKLFYNEASPPVQEEGKPGQFLKQPLH
- the TNFRSF11A gene encoding tumor necrosis factor receptor superfamily member 11A isoform X1, with protein sequence MAVSGSFWLVVFTVFITELQQLSLQITPPCSSEHQYEFSGRCCTKCEPGKYMSAKCTRTSETICQPCGPNEYMDIWNEEEKCSLHKICDQGRALIEVNPGNSTNQRQCACIAGYHWNEDCDCCRRNKKCPLGSGVRHPIQQNKDTVCMPCPRGAFSNVSSATDACKTWTNCTALGTEEKIPGNSFSDVVCKKQLKMQPQDETNTLFYILITPLLIALVGIAIFAILYRNKGKTLTANLQYWANDMCKQMKGTKDSPHGTFVNRSVASPAGLRLLGGTYLLDLDEYSFSEDACYPHGDIQNRKASPAAIRCELGDDFPTLPPAAVSEDDQFRQIPTEDEYMDRTTQGSCYFPLLSRPESKPVSPFSEPLEVGENDSLSQCFTGTESLIDSANCCCSDPSCGMDPVHASSHQCLQNSFHQPSCSSMGDADNQGISVSLSVPKEIRCTACCVSCRESSSKAGNTMHSLKESGPSPLCTCCLDSPSVDQCGSASNNGVRSDPSDGNGTKDHNAKRAPESSNGSPSDPPAASGNVTGNGNSTFISSGQVMNFKGEIIVVYVSQNSQEGSMSPGSSDDSLGSPVQEENLDRCETFAGNACQYKEKCAEMNSYHSVGDEPPSIVGDYKRTAGPIAQEEMRESQNTKLFYNEASPPVQEEGKPGQFLKQPLH